The Pseudomonas iranensis genome includes a window with the following:
- a CDS encoding LysR family transcriptional regulator — MRKSLMRMTLRQLQIFNEVCDLRSYSRAAEEMSLTQPAVSLQIRQLEELIGQPLFDYVGKKLYMTEAAEALQRASRDIFGRLENLDMQLSDMQGSLQGQLKLAVESSAKYFVPHLFAAFKRQHPEVNLQLTVVNRGQVIRRLSDNRDDLVIMSMVPQDMGLEFLPFLNNPIVAVARPDHPLAHMGPLRLQDLEPYTLLIRETGSGTRLACEEYFKEKRVHFTQTQEVASAEAQRECVVAGLGLALLTRHALNLELATGGLVELPVEELPLLRSWCLVQAKAKRLSPVAHAFLAFIRSERAQIIALVERFDGKLRASPASA; from the coding sequence ATGCGTAAGTCATTGATGCGTATGACATTGCGTCAGTTGCAGATCTTCAATGAGGTGTGTGATCTACGCTCCTACAGCCGCGCCGCCGAGGAAATGTCCCTCACACAACCGGCCGTGAGCCTACAGATTCGGCAGCTTGAAGAGCTGATCGGTCAGCCGCTGTTCGACTATGTCGGCAAAAAACTCTACATGACCGAGGCGGCGGAAGCGCTTCAGCGTGCCAGTCGCGACATTTTCGGGCGGCTGGAAAACCTCGATATGCAACTGTCGGACATGCAGGGTTCGCTGCAGGGTCAGCTGAAACTGGCAGTGGAATCGAGCGCCAAATATTTCGTGCCGCATCTGTTTGCTGCGTTCAAGCGCCAGCATCCGGAAGTCAATTTGCAGCTGACCGTGGTCAACCGTGGCCAGGTCATCCGCCGCCTCTCGGACAACCGCGATGATCTGGTGATCATGTCGATGGTGCCGCAGGACATGGGCCTGGAATTTCTGCCGTTTCTCAACAATCCGATTGTCGCCGTGGCGCGCCCGGATCACCCGCTGGCGCACATGGGCCCGTTGCGCTTGCAGGATCTGGAGCCGTATACGCTGCTGATCCGCGAGACGGGTTCTGGCACGCGTCTGGCCTGCGAGGAATACTTCAAGGAAAAGCGCGTGCACTTCACCCAGACCCAGGAGGTAGCGTCCGCCGAAGCCCAGCGCGAATGCGTGGTGGCGGGTCTGGGCCTGGCGCTGCTGACGCGCCACGCCCTGAACCTGGAGCTGGCGACCGGCGGCTTGGTCGAGCTGCCGGTCGAAGAGTTGCCGCTGCTGCGCAGCTGGTGTCTGGTGCAGGCCAAAGCCAAGCGGCTGTCACCGGTGGCGCACGCCTTCCTGGCGTTCATCCGCAGCGAGCGGGCGCAGATTATTGCGTTGGTTGAGCGTTTCGACGGGAAGCTGCGGGCGTCGCCTGCCAGTGCGTGA
- a CDS encoding autotransporter outer membrane beta-barrel domain-containing protein codes for MPTQNLFAPKHLALAISLALGGVALANAEQSTEAIEQPPSVEATEQLEANPKQQAMERLQGFLHDASTVPITFTTPETVFKGTDVNDLITLTDGASFTGRLDGGKGDNVLFLNAADGGALNDTRNFNGLFVAQGNWTLSSKGDFHEGVLVNSGGAMTNLGSIKGDVYVQNGGSFAGKGTVGNLEVGGLLTVNAALGAPRVKGNLHLAPGAELAYEVTPAGGQTIKVDGTAQLDGATLKVVAAGEYPQSSQYKIIEAREVKGEFGRIENDLAYMTATAQYNKKSVGLTYARNDVPLESFAPTENAEALAGSIIGQEALTPPDAPASAPTSPTPAPTSVAAVIELPVPVLTSVADSIEDSAPAALSIPNESVAAQTGETAAQPAPELAKPANAAVAALLISDKATAPIALDQLAAGSNANLAKATLSSITPVSTSMLSAMRQLDNRSGSTDGSRSSPRQAAGNEDSGRVWIQALGHGGKVDRDADGILQHATQGLVVGADWRLDEHWHVGVLGGKSQTKFDARQYDGDLDSWHLGAYAMRQDGPLSLRLGATYASHDGSSKRRVAFKGFSDRLKGNYDAHTQQAFAEAGFNLGRDSVTLEPYASLGYQRYQRDSYNEKGGDAALKVFGQTRDNFSSTFGLRLAQINTLDNGMHLTPRLSAGWKHTFGEIDSDTRQQLRKGGKRFEVTGAALDRNSLAVDAGLDLGLSAAHTLGVGLTGELGNDSRSYGVAGQWRMAF; via the coding sequence ATGCCCACTCAAAACCTATTCGCACCAAAACACCTGGCTCTGGCTATTTCACTGGCGCTCGGTGGCGTAGCACTGGCTAACGCCGAGCAATCCACTGAAGCAATAGAGCAGCCCCCAAGCGTGGAAGCGACGGAGCAGCTCGAAGCCAACCCCAAACAACAGGCGATGGAACGGCTCCAGGGTTTTCTCCACGACGCGAGCACCGTTCCGATCACCTTCACGACACCGGAAACCGTGTTCAAAGGGACTGACGTCAACGACTTGATTACCCTCACAGACGGCGCAAGCTTCACTGGCCGGCTGGATGGCGGCAAGGGCGATAACGTGTTGTTCCTGAATGCTGCGGATGGCGGCGCGTTGAACGACACGCGCAACTTCAATGGGTTATTCGTCGCCCAAGGCAACTGGACGCTGAGCTCAAAGGGTGATTTTCATGAAGGCGTCCTGGTCAACAGCGGTGGGGCAATGACCAACCTTGGCAGCATCAAGGGTGATGTGTATGTCCAGAATGGCGGCAGTTTCGCCGGTAAAGGCACGGTGGGAAATCTTGAGGTGGGTGGGCTGCTCACCGTCAATGCAGCGCTTGGCGCACCTCGAGTGAAGGGTAATTTGCACTTGGCGCCTGGTGCCGAATTGGCTTACGAGGTCACTCCCGCTGGTGGTCAGACGATCAAGGTCGACGGCACAGCTCAGCTTGACGGCGCCACCCTGAAAGTCGTCGCGGCGGGTGAATATCCGCAGAGCAGCCAATACAAAATCATCGAAGCCCGTGAGGTGAAAGGCGAGTTTGGCCGGATCGAGAACGATCTGGCGTATATGACGGCCACGGCTCAATACAACAAGAAATCGGTTGGGCTGACTTACGCTCGAAATGATGTACCGCTTGAAAGCTTCGCGCCTACAGAAAATGCAGAAGCACTTGCAGGCAGTATTATCGGGCAAGAAGCGTTAACTCCACCCGATGCACCGGCCTCAGCACCTACATCGCCAACGCCCGCTCCAACTTCAGTTGCAGCGGTGATCGAATTGCCAGTGCCAGTCCTGACCTCAGTCGCAGACTCAATTGAAGACTCCGCGCCAGCGGCATTATCGATACCAAACGAAAGCGTGGCTGCGCAAACCGGCGAAACTGCTGCACAACCCGCGCCTGAGCTTGCAAAACCTGCTAACGCAGCCGTCGCCGCATTGCTGATCAGCGACAAAGCCACGGCGCCCATCGCCCTCGACCAACTCGCAGCCGGCAGCAACGCCAACCTCGCCAAAGCCACGCTGAGCAGTATCACGCCGGTCAGTACGAGCATGCTCTCGGCGATGCGGCAGCTGGACAACCGTTCCGGCTCTACTGACGGCTCGCGCAGTTCACCGCGTCAGGCCGCAGGCAACGAAGACTCCGGGCGGGTGTGGATTCAGGCGTTGGGCCACGGCGGCAAGGTTGATCGCGACGCTGACGGCATCCTCCAACATGCCACGCAAGGGCTGGTCGTGGGCGCTGACTGGCGTCTCGATGAGCACTGGCATGTCGGCGTGCTCGGCGGCAAATCGCAGACGAAATTCGATGCCCGCCAGTACGACGGCGACCTCGATAGCTGGCACTTGGGCGCCTACGCCATGCGTCAGGATGGCCCGCTGTCACTGCGCCTCGGCGCGACCTACGCCAGCCATGACGGCAGCAGCAAACGGCGGGTCGCGTTCAAGGGTTTCAGCGATCGTCTCAAGGGCAACTACGACGCCCATACTCAACAGGCATTCGCCGAAGCCGGGTTCAATCTGGGCCGGGATAGCGTCACCCTCGAGCCCTACGCCAGCCTCGGCTATCAGCGTTATCAACGCGACAGCTACAACGAAAAGGGCGGCGACGCGGCACTGAAAGTCTTCGGGCAGACTCGCGACAACTTCAGCAGCACCTTTGGCCTGCGGCTTGCGCAGATCAATACGCTGGATAACGGCATGCATTTGACCCCGCGCTTGAGCGCAGGCTGGAAACATACCTTCGGCGAGATCGACAGCGACACCCGCCAGCAACTGCGCAAGGGCGGCAAGCGCTTTGAAGTGACCGGGGCGGCACTGGATCGGAACAGCCTCGCGGTGGATGCGGGGCTCGACCTTGGTCTTTCGGCGGCGCACACACTGGGCGTGGGCTTAACGGGTGAGCTGGGTAATGACAGCCGATCGTATGGCGTGGCGGGTCAATGGCGCATGGCGTTCTGA
- a CDS encoding PA3496 family putative envelope integrity protein — MAQPYEERNSAAKTRRQQEDQRRMEFRRAIEDRFQLRQLQAEIGDFPEITHWQATPAASRRNAQPTQ, encoded by the coding sequence ATGGCTCAGCCCTACGAAGAACGCAACAGCGCCGCGAAAACCCGTCGTCAGCAGGAAGATCAGCGCCGCATGGAATTTCGCCGCGCAATCGAAGATCGCTTCCAACTTCGCCAGCTTCAGGCCGAGATCGGCGATTTTCCCGAGATCACGCACTGGCAGGCGACGCCCGCAGCTTCCCGTCGAAACGCTCAACCAACGCAATAA
- a CDS encoding acetyl-CoA carboxylase biotin carboxylase subunit: MIKKILIANRGEIAVRIVRACAEMGIRSVAIFSDADRHALHVKRADEAHSVGAEPLAGYLNPRKLVNLAVETGCDALHPGYGFLSENAELAEICAERGIKFIGPSAEVIRRMGDKTEARRSMIKAGVPVTPGTEGNVSGIEEALVEGDRIGYPVMLKATSGGGGRGIRRCNSREELEQNFPRVISEATKAFGSAEVFLEKCIVNPKHIEAQILGDSFGNVVHLFERDCSIQRRNQKLIEIAPSPQLTPEQRAYIGDLSVRAAKAVGYENAGTVEFLLAEGEVYFMEMNTRVQVEHTITEEITGIDIVREQIRIASGLPLSVKQEDIQHRGFALQFRINAEDPKNNFLPSFGKITRYYAPGGPGVRTDTAIYTGYTIPPFYDSMCLKLVVWALTWEEAMDRGLRALDDMRLQGVKTTAAYYQEILRNPEFRSGQFNTSFVESHPELTNYSIKRKPEELALAIAAAIAAHAGL, encoded by the coding sequence GTGATAAAAAAGATCCTGATCGCCAACCGTGGTGAGATTGCCGTACGCATCGTACGAGCCTGCGCCGAAATGGGCATTCGCTCGGTTGCGATTTTCTCCGACGCCGATCGCCATGCCTTGCATGTGAAGCGTGCGGACGAGGCCCACAGCGTCGGTGCCGAGCCACTGGCCGGTTACCTGAACCCGCGCAAGCTGGTGAACCTCGCCGTGGAAACCGGCTGCGATGCGCTGCACCCCGGCTACGGTTTCCTGTCGGAAAACGCCGAGCTGGCGGAAATCTGCGCTGAACGCGGTATCAAATTCATCGGCCCGTCGGCGGAAGTCATCCGGCGCATGGGCGACAAGACTGAAGCGCGGCGCAGCATGATCAAGGCCGGCGTACCGGTGACGCCCGGCACCGAGGGCAACGTCTCCGGCATCGAAGAAGCCTTGGTTGAGGGCGACCGCATCGGTTACCCGGTAATGCTCAAGGCCACCTCCGGTGGTGGCGGTCGCGGTATCCGTCGCTGCAACAGCCGCGAAGAACTCGAACAGAACTTCCCCCGGGTCATCTCCGAAGCCACCAAGGCGTTCGGTTCGGCGGAAGTGTTCCTGGAAAAATGCATCGTCAATCCCAAGCACATCGAAGCGCAGATCCTTGGCGACAGCTTCGGCAACGTCGTGCACCTGTTCGAACGTGACTGCTCGATCCAGCGCCGCAACCAGAAGCTCATCGAGATAGCGCCAAGCCCGCAGCTGACCCCGGAACAACGCGCCTATATCGGCGACCTGTCGGTGCGTGCGGCCAAGGCAGTGGGTTACGAGAATGCCGGCACCGTGGAGTTCCTGCTCGCCGAGGGCGAGGTGTACTTCATGGAGATGAACACGCGGGTGCAAGTGGAACACACCATCACTGAAGAAATCACCGGCATCGACATCGTCCGCGAACAGATTCGCATCGCTTCCGGCCTGCCTCTGTCGGTAAAGCAGGAAGACATCCAGCACCGTGGCTTTGCGTTGCAGTTCCGTATCAACGCCGAAGACCCGAAGAACAACTTCCTGCCGAGCTTCGGCAAGATTACCCGTTACTACGCCCCCGGCGGCCCGGGCGTGCGCACCGACACGGCGATCTACACCGGCTACACCATTCCGCCGTTCTACGATTCGATGTGCCTGAAACTGGTGGTCTGGGCGCTGACCTGGGAAGAGGCGATGGACCGTGGCTTGCGTGCCCTTGATGACATGCGTTTGCAGGGCGTGAAGACCACCGCCGCCTACTACCAGGAAATCCTGCGCAACCCGGAATTCCGTAGCGGCCAGTTCAACACCAGCTTCGTTGAAAGCCACCCGGAACTGACCAACTACTCGATCAAGCGCAAACCCGAAGAGCTGGCCCTGGCCATCGCCGCCGCCATCGCCGCCCACGCAGGCCTGTGA
- the oadA gene encoding sodium-extruding oxaloacetate decarboxylase subunit alpha yields the protein MSKKIFVTDTILRDAHQSLLATRMRTEDMLPICDKLDKVGYWSLECWGGATFDACVRFLKEDPWERLRQLRAALPNTRLQMLLRGQNLLGYRHYSDDVVRAFVAKAAVNGIDVFRIFDAMNDVRNLRVAIEAVKAAGKHAQGTIAYTTSPVHTIDAFVTQAKQMESMGCDSVAIKDMAGLLTPYATGELVRALKAEQSLPVFIHSHDTAGLAAMCQLKAIENGADHIDTAISSFASGTSHPGTESMVAALKGTEYDTGLNLELLQEIGLYFYAVRKKYHQFESEFTAVDTRVQVNQVPGGMISNLANQLKEQGALNRMSEVLAEIPRVREDLGFPPLVTPTSQIVGTQAFFNVLAGERYKTITNEVKLYLQGGYGKAPGVVNEKLRRQAIGSEDVIDVRPADLLKPEMTKLRADIGALAKSEEDVLTFAMFPDIGRKFLEERAAGTLTPEVLLPIPEAGAVASAGGEGVPTEFVIDVHGETYRVDITGVGVKAEGKRHFYLSIDGMPEEVVFEPLNEFVGGGSSKRKQASAPGHVSTTMPGNIVDVLVKEGDTVKAGQAVLITEAMKMETEVQAAIAGKVTAIHVAKGDRVNPGEILIEIEG from the coding sequence ATGAGCAAGAAAATCTTCGTAACAGACACCATCCTGCGCGACGCTCACCAATCGCTGCTCGCCACCCGCATGCGCACCGAAGACATGCTGCCGATCTGCGACAAGCTCGACAAGGTCGGCTACTGGTCGCTGGAATGCTGGGGCGGCGCGACGTTCGACGCCTGCGTGCGCTTTCTCAAGGAAGACCCGTGGGAGCGCCTGCGCCAACTGCGTGCGGCGCTGCCCAACACCCGTCTGCAAATGCTTCTGCGCGGGCAGAATCTGCTCGGCTATCGCCACTACAGCGATGACGTGGTCAGAGCTTTCGTCGCCAAGGCAGCGGTGAACGGCATCGACGTGTTCCGCATCTTCGATGCGATGAACGATGTGCGTAACCTGCGCGTGGCCATCGAAGCGGTGAAGGCGGCCGGCAAACATGCGCAAGGCACCATCGCCTATACCACCAGCCCGGTGCACACCATCGATGCTTTCGTCACCCAGGCCAAGCAAATGGAGTCCATGGGTTGCGACTCGGTGGCGATCAAGGACATGGCCGGTCTGCTGACTCCATACGCCACCGGTGAACTGGTGCGCGCGTTGAAAGCCGAGCAGTCGCTGCCGGTGTTCATCCACTCCCACGACACCGCCGGTCTGGCCGCCATGTGCCAGCTCAAGGCGATCGAAAACGGTGCCGACCACATCGACACCGCAATCTCCAGCTTCGCCTCGGGCACCAGCCACCCGGGCACCGAATCAATGGTCGCCGCGCTCAAGGGCACCGAGTACGACACCGGCCTGAATCTGGAACTGCTCCAGGAAATCGGCCTGTACTTCTATGCCGTGCGCAAGAAGTACCACCAGTTCGAAAGCGAATTCACCGCCGTCGACACCCGTGTGCAGGTCAACCAGGTGCCGGGCGGGATGATTTCCAACCTCGCCAACCAGTTGAAAGAGCAGGGCGCTCTGAACCGCATGAGCGAAGTGCTCGCAGAAATCCCGCGCGTGCGTGAAGACCTCGGCTTCCCGCCGCTGGTGACCCCAACCTCGCAAATCGTCGGCACCCAGGCGTTCTTCAACGTGCTGGCCGGCGAGCGCTACAAGACCATCACCAACGAAGTGAAGCTGTATCTGCAGGGCGGTTACGGCAAGGCGCCGGGCGTGGTCAATGAAAAGCTGCGGCGTCAGGCGATCGGCAGCGAAGACGTCATCGACGTGCGCCCGGCCGATCTGCTCAAGCCGGAAATGACCAAGTTGCGTGCCGATATCGGCGCACTGGCCAAGTCCGAAGAAGACGTACTGACCTTCGCCATGTTCCCGGACATCGGCCGCAAGTTCCTCGAGGAGCGTGCCGCCGGCACCCTCACGCCGGAAGTGCTGTTGCCGATCCCGGAAGCGGGCGCCGTTGCCTCGGCGGGCGGCGAAGGCGTGCCGACCGAGTTCGTCATCGACGTCCACGGCGAGACCTATCGCGTCGACATCACCGGTGTCGGCGTCAAGGCTGAAGGCAAGCGCCACTTCTATCTGTCCATCGACGGCATGCCGGAAGAAGTGGTGTTCGAACCGCTCAACGAATTCGTTGGCGGCGGCAGCAGCAAACGCAAACAGGCCTCGGCACCAGGCCATGTCAGCACCACCATGCCCGGCAACATCGTCGATGTGCTGGTCAAGGAGGGCGACACCGTCAAGGCTGGCCAGGCGGTACTGATCACCGAAGCGATGAAGATGGAAACCGAAGTCCAGGCCGCCATTGCCGGCAAGGTCACCGCGATTCATGTGGCCAAGGGCGACCGGGTCAACCCGGGCGAAATCCTCATCGAGATCGAAGGCTGA
- a CDS encoding HipA domain-containing protein has translation MYELTLQIFTAGQWHDAMILDFDDPEKGFESRCSFGYEAGYLVENIESIGSPFSQAVSALYPLDWEGRRAKTPAFVHDIAPAGAAKRFLLARLGQERPVEISADLFLLGRSTPAPIGNMRIKESAEAVDERKPIGFKREEVISRDNRFLEYAYELGAAIGGATGAGGEAPKLLLAENSAGLLYPDAVLDDEEVRQHWFVKFARNRGGQTDQDILRSEFHYYKALQTLGIETVAAEGLALEEANKPSLWMRRFDRQVKDGAVSRFAVESIYSLAEVTTPGSAMNHLEVIRMLAGLWRKAGQASQIPVLVADYLRRDLINKILGNSDNHGRNTAIIRQENAFQLAPIYDLAPMVMDDEGVTRTTKWPRELERAGDVDWRGVCRVLADSADPHDSLARLDASALFEGLRADARRLAALPDILAASGLPARTMNHPSVHLKNLEQRLKEWDLQ, from the coding sequence ATGTACGAACTGACGCTTCAGATCTTCACCGCCGGGCAATGGCACGACGCGATGATTCTTGACTTCGATGATCCGGAAAAAGGCTTCGAAAGCCGCTGCAGTTTTGGTTATGAAGCGGGCTATCTGGTGGAAAACATCGAGTCGATCGGGTCGCCTTTTTCCCAAGCCGTGAGTGCCCTGTACCCGCTGGATTGGGAAGGTCGGCGCGCGAAGACGCCAGCCTTTGTCCACGACATCGCACCGGCAGGCGCAGCCAAGCGGTTTCTGCTCGCCCGCCTGGGTCAGGAAAGACCCGTCGAGATCAGCGCCGATCTGTTTCTGCTGGGCCGCAGTACACCAGCTCCCATTGGCAACATGCGAATAAAGGAATCGGCGGAAGCAGTCGATGAAAGAAAGCCGATCGGATTCAAGCGCGAGGAGGTCATTAGCCGCGACAACCGCTTTCTTGAATATGCCTACGAGCTAGGCGCGGCCATCGGTGGCGCGACGGGGGCAGGTGGTGAAGCGCCGAAGCTATTACTGGCAGAGAACAGCGCCGGGCTTCTGTATCCCGATGCGGTACTGGACGATGAAGAAGTGCGACAGCACTGGTTCGTGAAATTTGCCAGAAACAGGGGCGGGCAGACCGACCAAGACATCCTGCGCAGCGAATTCCATTACTACAAAGCGCTGCAGACATTGGGCATCGAAACGGTCGCGGCAGAAGGCCTGGCCTTGGAAGAGGCGAACAAACCGAGTTTGTGGATGCGGCGTTTTGATCGGCAAGTGAAAGATGGGGCGGTGTCGCGTTTTGCCGTCGAATCGATTTATTCGCTGGCAGAAGTGACGACGCCAGGCAGCGCCATGAATCATCTGGAAGTGATCCGCATGCTCGCCGGGCTCTGGCGCAAAGCGGGTCAGGCCAGCCAGATTCCCGTCCTCGTCGCCGATTATCTGCGTCGCGACCTGATCAATAAAATCCTCGGAAACTCCGATAACCACGGTCGTAACACGGCGATCATCCGGCAAGAGAACGCTTTCCAGCTCGCGCCGATTTATGACCTCGCCCCGATGGTCATGGATGACGAAGGCGTGACTCGTACGACCAAATGGCCAAGAGAGTTGGAGCGGGCGGGCGATGTCGATTGGCGAGGTGTCTGCCGCGTATTGGCCGATAGCGCAGATCCGCACGATTCGTTGGCGAGGCTGGATGCCTCGGCGCTGTTCGAAGGCCTGCGCGCGGATGCCCGCCGTCTGGCCGCACTGCCGGATATTCTTGCGGCCAGCGGTTTGCCCGCCAGAACCATGAATCACCCGAGCGTTCATCTGAAAAACCTCGAGCAACGTTTGAAAGAGTGGGACCTGCAATGA
- the hexR gene encoding transcriptional regulator HexR, protein MNLLQHIAQSRHLLRKSELKVADHVLLDPAAVMHSSMADLAHSVGISEPTIVRFCRAIGCSGFQDLKLKLAQSLAAGASFGQFAIHEDDSVADYSLKIFDTTLHTLMEVREKLDPVELQRAVTLMSQAQRVEFYGFGASGAVAADAQHKFFRLLLTAAAYSDPHMQAMSAVTLKPTDVAICISQSGRSKDLLITANLVRESGASLITLCPSQTPLAELSTVNLAIDVHEDTEIYTPLTSRIAHLVVIDVLAMGVAMARGPSLVNHLKSVKRSLRSLRLSPKAVKALDD, encoded by the coding sequence TTGAATCTGCTGCAACACATTGCCCAGTCACGTCACCTGTTACGCAAGTCGGAGCTCAAGGTCGCCGACCACGTGCTGCTTGACCCTGCGGCAGTGATGCACAGTTCCATGGCCGACCTGGCTCACAGCGTCGGCATCAGCGAGCCGACCATCGTGCGCTTCTGCCGCGCCATCGGTTGTTCCGGCTTTCAGGATCTCAAACTGAAACTGGCGCAAAGCCTGGCCGCCGGCGCCAGCTTCGGCCAGTTCGCGATCCACGAAGACGACTCCGTCGCCGACTACAGCCTGAAGATTTTCGACACCACGCTGCACACCCTGATGGAAGTGCGCGAGAAGCTCGACCCGGTGGAGTTGCAGCGTGCGGTGACGTTGATGTCCCAGGCGCAGCGTGTCGAGTTCTACGGCTTTGGAGCGTCCGGTGCGGTGGCCGCGGATGCACAGCACAAGTTCTTCCGTTTGCTGCTGACCGCGGCGGCGTATTCCGATCCGCACATGCAGGCGATGTCGGCTGTGACGCTGAAGCCTACCGATGTGGCGATCTGTATTTCCCAGTCAGGGCGCTCCAAGGATTTGCTGATCACCGCTAACCTCGTTCGCGAGAGCGGGGCATCGCTGATCACCCTGTGCCCGAGCCAGACGCCGTTGGCCGAACTGTCGACCGTCAATCTGGCGATCGATGTGCACGAAGACACCGAGATCTACACGCCGCTGACCTCGCGAATCGCGCACCTGGTGGTGATCGACGTGCTGGCGATGGGCGTGGCCATGGCGCGCGGGCCGAGCCTGGTCAATCACCTCAAGAGCGTCAAGCGCAGTCTGCGCAGTTTGCGTTTGTCTCCAAAAGCCGTGAAAGCCCTGGATGATTGA